The following are encoded together in the Thunnus albacares chromosome 7, fThuAlb1.1, whole genome shotgun sequence genome:
- the lrrc61 gene encoding leucine-rich repeat-containing protein 61 isoform X2, whose translation MDVKRDKDQDAECEKITAVLLKSRTGEFDLESILFLKLRGLGIHDLGCIGECMNLERLDLSANNITNLAPLSSLRLLSVLNLSANRISNLEPLHSCDNLQNLNLAGNIISSIESLHYLQSLRKLENIRLKDNTYNYTNPVCRNTPYRTIVLEMFPTLKVLDGERVVGRGSDLYQLCKDIDDTIKAGLYKNGQLIEHPDCKPWVEDTYWEIKRSNNAIIEEAYKQFNDVLHECRLLNNRATHVISQTERSMSLKKQPKQYAI comes from the exons ATGGACGTAAAGCGAGATAAAGACCAAG ATGCAGAATGTGAGAAGATAACTGCGGTGCTGCTCAAGTCACGTACAGGAGAATTTGATTTGGAGTCAATACTTTTTCTCAAATTGAGAGGTCTTG GAATACATGATCTTGGATGCATAGGGGAGTGTATGAATTTGGAGAGACTGGACCTCTCTGCAAATAACATCACAAATTTAGCTCCACTGTCATCTCTTCGGCTTCTTTCTGTTCTCAATTTGTCTGCTAACAGGATTTCCAATTTAG AGCCTCTGCACAGTTGTGACAATTTACAGAACTTAAACCTGGCTGGTAATATCATATCCAG tATTGAGAGCCTTCACTACCTTCAGTCTTTGAGAAAGCTCGAAAATATACGTCTTAAAGACAACACTTACAATTACACTAATCCAG TGTGCAGAAACACACCATATAGAACCATAGTTCTTGAGATGTTCCCCACCCTCAAGGTGCTTGATG GTGAGAGAGTGGTTGGACGTGGGAGTGATTTGTACCAGTTATGCAAAGACATTGATGACACCATCAAAG CTGGTTTATACAAGAATGGACAGCTCATTGAACATCCTGATTGCAAGCCATGGGTGGAGGATACTTACTGGGAGATAAAAAGATCAAACAATGCCATTATTGAAGAAGCCTACAAACAGTTTAATG ATGTTCTTCATGAATGCAGACTCCTTAACAACAGAGCAACTCATGTGATTTCGCAAACTGAAAGATCTATGAGCCTGAAGAAGCAGCCAAAGCAGTATGCCATCTGA
- the lrrc61 gene encoding leucine-rich repeat-containing protein 61 isoform X1, whose product MYRFATQHFTCLIIIRGGKGQLPLSLNNPPMFIRLNHPHEVTQPLPHDAHSHETDAECEKITAVLLKSRTGEFDLESILFLKLRGLGIHDLGCIGECMNLERLDLSANNITNLAPLSSLRLLSVLNLSANRISNLEPLHSCDNLQNLNLAGNIISSIESLHYLQSLRKLENIRLKDNTYNYTNPVCRNTPYRTIVLEMFPTLKVLDGERVVGRGSDLYQLCKDIDDTIKAGLYKNGQLIEHPDCKPWVEDTYWEIKRSNNAIIEEAYKQFNDVLHECRLLNNRATHVISQTERSMSLKKQPKQYAI is encoded by the exons ATGTATCGTTTTGCCACACAACATTTTACGTGTCTCATCATCATAAGGGGGGGAAAAGGCCAATTACCACTGTCATTAAATAACCCACCCATGTTCATCCGGCTGAATCATCCTCATGAAGTCACGCAGCCGCTGCCTCACGACGCTCACAGCCATGAAACag ATGCAGAATGTGAGAAGATAACTGCGGTGCTGCTCAAGTCACGTACAGGAGAATTTGATTTGGAGTCAATACTTTTTCTCAAATTGAGAGGTCTTG GAATACATGATCTTGGATGCATAGGGGAGTGTATGAATTTGGAGAGACTGGACCTCTCTGCAAATAACATCACAAATTTAGCTCCACTGTCATCTCTTCGGCTTCTTTCTGTTCTCAATTTGTCTGCTAACAGGATTTCCAATTTAG AGCCTCTGCACAGTTGTGACAATTTACAGAACTTAAACCTGGCTGGTAATATCATATCCAG tATTGAGAGCCTTCACTACCTTCAGTCTTTGAGAAAGCTCGAAAATATACGTCTTAAAGACAACACTTACAATTACACTAATCCAG TGTGCAGAAACACACCATATAGAACCATAGTTCTTGAGATGTTCCCCACCCTCAAGGTGCTTGATG GTGAGAGAGTGGTTGGACGTGGGAGTGATTTGTACCAGTTATGCAAAGACATTGATGACACCATCAAAG CTGGTTTATACAAGAATGGACAGCTCATTGAACATCCTGATTGCAAGCCATGGGTGGAGGATACTTACTGGGAGATAAAAAGATCAAACAATGCCATTATTGAAGAAGCCTACAAACAGTTTAATG ATGTTCTTCATGAATGCAGACTCCTTAACAACAGAGCAACTCATGTGATTTCGCAAACTGAAAGATCTATGAGCCTGAAGAAGCAGCCAAAGCAGTATGCCATCTGA